One Rhinopithecus roxellana isolate Shanxi Qingling chromosome 7, ASM756505v1, whole genome shotgun sequence DNA segment encodes these proteins:
- the LOC115898657 gene encoding factor VIII intron 22 protein, with product MAAAAAGLVGGAGPGPEAGDFLARYRLVSNKLKKRFLRKPNVAEAGEQFGQLGRELRAQECLPYAAWCQLAVARCQQALFHGPGEALALTEAARLFLRQERDARQRLVCPAAYGEPLQAAASALGAAVRLHLELGQPAAAAALCLELAAALRDLGQPAAAAGHFQRAAQLQLPQLPLAALQALGEAASCQLLARDYTGALAVFTRMQRLAREHGSHPVQSLPPPPPPGPQPGPGTGATPALPAALLPPNSGSAAPSPAALGAFSDVLVRCEVSRVLLLLLLQPPPAKLLPEHAQTLEKYSWEAFDSHGQESSGQLPEELFLLLQSLVMATHEKDTEAIKSLQVEMWPLLTAEQNHLLHLVLQETISPSGQGV from the coding sequence ATGGCGGCAGCGGCGGCCGGCCTGGTCGGCGGCGCCGGCCCGGGACCCGAGGCCGGGGACTTCCTGGCCCGCTACCGGCTGGTATCGAACAAGCTGAAGAAGCGGTTCCTGCGGAAGCCGAACGTGGCGGAGGCCGGCGAGCAGTTCGGACAGCTGGGCCGGGAGCTGCGCGCCCAGGAGTGTCTGCCGTACGCGGCCTGGTGCCAGCTGGCGGTGGCGCGCTGCCAGCAGGCGCTCTTCCACGGGCCCGGGGAGGCGCTGGCCCTCACCGAGGCCGCCCGCCTCTTCCTGCGGCAGGAGCGCGACGCGCGCCAGCGCCTGGTCTGCCCCGCCGCCTACGGGGAGCCGCTGCAGGCCGCCGCCAGCGCCCTGGGCGCCGCGGTGCGTCTGCACCTCGAGCTGGGCCagccggccgccgccgccgccctctGCCTCGAGCTGGCCGCCGCCCTGCGCGACCTGGGCCAGCCGGCCGCCGCCGCCGGTCACTTCCAGCGCGCCGCCCAGCTCCAGCTGCCCCAGCTGCCCCTGGCCGCGCTGCAGGCGCTCGGCGAGGCCGCCTCCTGCCAGCTGCTGGCGCGCGACTACACCGGCGCCCTGGCGGTCTTCACGCGCATGCAGCGCCTGGCGCGGGAGCACGGCAGCCACCCGGTGCAGTCACtgccgccgcccccgccgccggggCCCCAGCCCGGGCCCGGGACCGGGGCGACGCCCGCCCTACCGGCCGCGCTGCTTCCTCCGAACTCCGGCTCGGCGGCGCCCTCTCCCGCCGCCCTGGGCGCCTTCTCGGACGTGCTGGTCCGCTGCGAGGTGTCCCGcgtgctgctgctgctcctcctgcAACCACCGCCGGCCAAGCTGCTGCCGGAGCACGCCCAGACCCTGGAGAAGTACTCCTGGGAGGCTTTTGACAGCCACGGGCAGGAGAGCAGCGGCCAGCTTCCCGAGGAGCTCTTTCTGCTGCTCCAGTCTTTGGTCATGGCTACCCACGAAAAGGACACGGAAGCCATCAAGTCGCTGCAGGTGGAGATGTGGCCACTGTTGACTGCTGAGCAGAACCACCTCCTTCACCTCGTTCTGCAAGAAACCATCTCCCCCTCAGGACAGGGAGTCTGA
- the LOC104653730 gene encoding histone H2A-Bbd type 2/3 isoform X2 — protein sequence MIPSIGNLQNRLTSTDRKQIDKWLPGAIGNVERGLREGHYAQRLSPTAPVYLAAVIEYLTAKVLELAGNEAQNHGERNITPLLLDMAVHNDSLLSTLFDTTTISQVAPGGD from the exons ATGATTCCATCTATAGGAAATCTCCAAAACAGGCTAACCTCTACGGACAGAAAGCAGATTGAcaagtggttgccaggggctatcGGGAAC GTGGAGCGCGGTCTACGGGAGGGCCACTACGCTCAGCGCCTGAGTCCCACGGCGCCGGTCTACCTCGCTGCGGTTATCGAGTACCTGACCGCCAAGGTCCTGGAGCTGGCGGGGAACGAGGCCCAGAACCACGGAGAGAGGAACATCACTCCACTGCTACTGGACATGGCGGTTCACAACGACAGCCTGCTGAGCACCCTCTTTGACACAACCACTATCTCTCAAGTGGCCCCCGGCGGGGACTAG
- the LOC104653730 gene encoding histone H2A-Bbd type 2/3 isoform X1 has protein sequence MSGRRSHRRSSGAGGRGRTCSRTVRVELSFSVSQVERGLREGHYAQRLSPTAPVYLAAVIEYLTAKVLELAGNEAQNHGERNITPLLLDMAVHNDSLLSTLFDTTTISQVAPGGD, from the coding sequence ATGTCGGGGAGGAGGAGCCATCGCCGGTCCTCCGGGGCTGGCGGCCGGGGGCGGACCTGCTCTCGCACCGTCCGAGTGGAGCTTTCGTTTTCGGTGAGCCAGGTGGAGCGCGGTCTACGGGAGGGCCACTACGCTCAGCGCCTGAGTCCCACGGCGCCGGTCTACCTCGCTGCGGTTATCGAGTACCTGACCGCCAAGGTCCTGGAGCTGGCGGGGAACGAGGCCCAGAACCACGGAGAGAGGAACATCACTCCACTGCTACTGGACATGGCGGTTCACAACGACAGCCTGCTGAGCACCCTCTTTGACACAACCACTATCTCTCAAGTGGCCCCCGGCGGGGACTAG